CATAGCAAGAACATGCGCGCCGGGCGAATGCTTGCATTGTTTCGGATCCCATTTCACCAGGTTATCGATGGTTTCAACTATCCCAAGCTCCCTGATGACCTGACCGATCATGGCGCCTGCTCCCGCCGAGAAAGCCCTTAGCGACATCATCCTCGCCTCTTACGTTGAGCATACAACAATCACGCCAAGAGTACAAGGAAGCAATTTCCATTTGCAGGCCTGCCAATCGGCTGAAAAAACCTTCAGGCCTGTGCCGTCAGGGTGCTGAATATGGGATATGAGGCGAAGGTTTATCGTATGCTACGATATATCGGACCCCAAACGCCTGCGGAAGATGTTCCGCAAGATGCGAGGGTTCGGCGATCCGTTGCAGAAATCCGTGTTCACATGCGATCTTTCGATCAAGGAGCGCGCCCAGATGATGAAAGCCATCGCGAGGATCATCGACCCCAGCGACGATTCGGTGCTCATAATCGACACCGGCGCGCTCGATGCCAAACGCGAGTCGTTGGAGTACATGGGGAAAGACATCATGCCGGACGAAGGACGTGCGGCGGTCATTGTATGATCATGAGCCCGCAGGTACCTGTCGTGAGCTAGCAGGCGCCGCCGTCGGTCGCAGGCACGAACACGCCCAGGCCAAAGTGGCATCCGTAGCCTAACGCTATTGAGCCCGTCACCGCTTCGGCGAATGTGAGGCGGAAGGCCAGCCCCATCTGTATGGGCGCAGGTTCGAGTGCCTTCAGCCTGCTCAGTCTGTACCCACTCCAGTCGCCCTGCCTTCCCTCCCGCCCGCATAACCGCAATCCGACTAGAGGCGGCAACGAAGGGTCGTCCCGCATTCGCTGCCGCCATTCGGCCCTGAGCTGATTCTCGGGCGAATCGAGTTGTGTCCCGTCGCGACCCAACTTGGGCGCACCCGCGCGCGTGACCTTCGGGTGGCGCGACATGACATAAGGGCTGTATGAAACCCACTGAACTGAACTGGCGAATCCGGGCCAAATCTGACCGAGACTGGCGCTATCGAATGCCCCTTCTATCCTCAACCTCACCGGATCAAGGTCAAGCCCCCATGTTCACTTCCTGCAGACGAATCGACGCATCTAGCTCCCTCGACCCAAATCCTATCGGAGCATAAGCAACAAGCCGTTCAATGCGTCCGTCGCCGTTGGCATCGTACGGTAAGTAGAATGCGTGACTATGACCGCGCAGCGGCCTTCCGCTGGAATCCTTCCCTGCCAGCATGCTTGAGACTGCGCTGCCGTTGGCTCTCCCGAACTGGCTCATCAGCGCTAGCCTGCATCTCTCCGCGAATGCTACTGTGAGGCCCACGTCGGGACCATTTCCCTCCACGGAGTAGGCAACTGCCACGATACGTTCATCTACAGCCATGTCCCGGGAACCCCCATGTCAATGGCCTGTGGTCCCTGAAAACAGTTCTCCTGGCAAACGCACAGCCCCGCTGTCTCCATCCCTCACCCCGTCCAACATTGCTGCCCACAGCAGGAATGCTTGGGATGCTATTGCAGGGCCCCCAGCAGCTCTCTGTACCACGCCTTATCCCTGCTCTTGTTCTCGCGTCCGGCCTGCTTGACCTTTTCGATTATCGCTTTGGCAACACGTCGCTTCTGCTCGGGTTCGGCCTCCAGCCGTTGCCACTGTTCGAAAATACCGTGTATCGAGCCTGCAACTGCCGAGTTGGGCAGAACCTCAATCTGCTGAATGAGATCAGCGACCTCCTTCTGCTCCGGCTCGACAGGCGGCACAGGTGGCCCGAGCTCCAAACTGAGCCGTCCGTAGCCACTGCTGGTCTTGGCGCCTACTCCAGCTATCTCCAGCGAGTGCTTGAGGAGATCGAACGCTGCCGTAACCCACTCCTCCGGTCCCGCCAGCGCAATCAGGTAGACACCGTCCGCAGACAGAAACGGTACAGGATTCGGGCCATCCCAATCCGCGGGCGGGACGTTTCCTGTCTGATAGTAGTCCGGGTGGTGCACCGTCATCACATCCGGAAGGAGCCTGCTTGTTCCGGGTACCGGCATCGCGTCAAAGAAAGTGAGGTAGCTGGCGCTATCGGAGTCACCGAACATCACAGAGTGCGCACGGCTCGCAGCCCCCGGCTGCCAGTCGTCACCCAGCCATTGCCTGGCAAAAGACGATGCCAGCCCTTTAAGGGCTGTGCCGGGAATGTACGGGACGCCCAGCGTGTGATGAAGCATGATGGAAGTTTCGAGCACGCTGTCTTCGCCTAACCCAACGGCCATGCGTCCTGTGACCGTTGCGCGTCTACAACTCGCTCCGGACCCTTCGAGGCATTGCTTCCATCGACTGAACCAAACAGAGTAGCATTCGGGCTGCCGTATCGCCGCCACTTGCTCCACAAGCGACGCACGGGCGTCGGACGAGCGATCCTGATCCCGGATATACTTGTCAAGCCAAAGCCCGGCGTTGGTTGTTGGCTTCACTCCCGCCTCAACCAGATGATACCGCCTTGTCACCCTAATCACCTGCATCTTCCTCATCCACGTCCGACTGAACTCCGAGCACTGACGTGGCAAACCGTTTGTACCAGACGAGGGCTGCCATAACATCCCTGGTCAGCGCCATGTACTCATGCAATTCGGCCTTGCGGCTGCGTTCACACATGTTTGGTACACCGATAGCCTCGGAGATATGCTCGATAAGCTTCTTCTGCTCGGGGGTCCCCCTGGATTCGACGAAACCAAGCGCCTGGGCCAACCCTGCCGTGCGAATCAGAACCGGCAGCTTATGGGCCATTGAGCCGTACTTGGCGCGAGCCTGTTGTCCATCGTCCGACATCCCTGAAACCTGCGGGAATATCCCCAAAGCGTACTCTTGGGCCTTGGTTCTCATTGCTGATCCCCTCCCCCAAGCGTCACGCGGCAGAGGCCCCTCCCGACTGTGGCTTTTCCACCAAGCTGAAGCGGTTTCTGTACCAGGCGGCCAAGTGTAGCGAAAACCTGCTCGGGAGCGGCTTTGACAGGAGAGGCGGCCACAATGCCTGAAAGGACTGTTTCGGCAGGTAGGGCTTCCTCGTACCAAAGCCCGCCCTTCGCCACGGTCTTGGTATCTTCCTGAAGCCTTATCCGCGAGAAGACTTCGGTTGCTGTGTCAAGCAGGAAACTCAGCACATCGTCGCTCACAATGCACAGTCGCTGAACCAGCATCGTCTGCCATACCGAATCGTCGGGGAATACCTGTCGACCCATCCACTCCGCCCATCGTCGGGCGTTGCCGCTAGTCTCAGAAACCAAATTCAAGTCCTCAAGCAGGACCTTGCTCGCCTCCGCTATCACAGAACCAGCATCGGACACGAAGCAATGTCCTTCTACAACATCAGGCACTTCGGAAGGAACATCGGTCACCCCTGCGCTGTCCGCATCTCGAAGGAAACGGCGAAGGACGTAAGGTGAAGTGACCCATGCGAACGTTCCCAACACACTCCGGACCGGCAGAAGAAGCAGCCGAAGGTCTGAGAAGGCCGCCGACCCCGCATGCGCAACGTCGCTGGCCGGATCTGGGCCGAAAACCGCGGTACGCATCTCCTTGTCTTCACAGGCATCACGCAGCACACCCTTGAGAGACGACCCCGGTAGATATGGCAGACCTGTGGCCTTCTCGCGCGCAACAGGAAGATCCATTACCCCCACCCCTTGCCCGGTTCCTGCATGCAGCGGCGAAATGGCATGAACGAACACAAGACGGGATTTCATCACATTACCTCCTCACAGAGAATTCAGAAAGACCTGCAGAACGTTCGGGTCCCCATGCAGCGGCTGAATTGTAGCGGCTTCTTGATTCGTGAGCATTGCCTGCACACTGTACTCTCTCTGATCGCCTTTCAATACCAGCCCCTCTGGGATCTGTTCGACACTCGTTCCTTCAAGAACCAATGCGAGGCCGACGGCTCCCCCTCCATCACACGCCACCGGGCGCAGTATCAGAGGGCTGGCAAGACGCTCGCAGCCTTCGGCGCCGCCCTGCAGGGTTGTCGTAGAAGGGTCGCCCGCTGCCTCATCCTTGAAATGGAACACAATAGGAAGCCCGAAGGCTGCACGGGGGAATTTCCGTACTTCTGAGATGGGATCCCTATGCCTATAACAGCTGCTACCTGTTAGCCTTCTTATCTCATCCGGTTCTGGCCATTTGCTGCGCCCGGGCGTAAGGGGGGGATTGCGTGGGTAGCGCTCCTGGCGAAACTCGCACAGTCGTTTGGCCAGGTGATTCCACGCTTGCGTGGCGCTGTCGAAAACCTGGGTTACTGCCATTCGCGGGTCTTTGGCAAAACGCGGAATCCCGTCAGGCCACTCGCCATCTGAAACATGTCGATGCAATCCTTCCTCAATGAGGAGCCTAATATCTTGCGGTGTAGCAACCTGATCCGTTTCAGAACTAGGCTTAGGATCAACAGAAGTCAATCTCAATGCGCCGAACCCTCGCCTGGTCCGCCCACCAACCCCTCCAAAAGTCTCCCAAGCCCAGAGTGCAGCTTCGACCTCTGCCCGCTCACTCTCGGGGAAGGTGAGAATCAAATCGAATCTCACATTGCCCATGAGCGAGTGTATTGTGGTCTCCGTGCCGTCGCGCCTAATGGCTTCCCTCTCAGGCTGCAACGGAAACGCTACATACGGGTGAGCAACCGCAGCCACAGATCTCGCCACGGGCGCACGTCCTTCTCTGGACTGAAGACTGAATGCCGTCAGAGGTCCGCCTCTGCGAGTCACCTTCACAGCCAACTCCACCTGTGAAACCCTCGGCTTGCTAGGGGTGCTGGCCGCGCCCCACAGCCTGCTCTCAGCTTCTCTCATTCTCCGCAAGTCTCCGCCGAATTTCCCGCCCCGGCACGCGCGCCACCAAAACCGCAGCTGCCCCCTGATTCCGGAGCCACGGATCACAAGGTCCGAATCGGCCCTTCCAGGCTTGGCGCCGCCCCCGAAGAGAGGAGTTATCAGCTCGTAGCTTCGAGTCTGAGTTATCAACGGAATCCGCCGGCCGCCCGACACTCGGCTATCTAACACAGGTTCTACCGCAGGCGGCGAGATCGGTGTACCCTCTTTGTCAGTGGGAATCCTTCGCATGGTCCCTTCTACACCTCCATTCGCTGGAGTGTCCCATACCAAACTCCAAGCGCAGCAAGCCCAAATCCATCGAGGCGATCCTGCTCTCCGTCGCTGACAGGCGACAACCAGATCCTGTCGACCCATCTGTCAATGGCGTCGTCATCGCCACTCAGCTCAAGGAATAGGACAGTTCCCGCCGGGGCAAGCCGCCGAGCAGGTTTCGGGCCTCTCTCTGCCATGTCCCATCCGGATACAACGTGCGGCCTTCCTATGGCAATCGCCTTCAGCCCGGGAGTGACTCCGTCGATCTGGTTGAGAAGCCATGTCGGTCTCCACCCCGTCTCGAAATGAGCGTCCGTCAGGAGTACCACCCTGCAATGGCGGTTTCGGCGTATGTGGCTCTTCAGCCGGTCCGGGCATGCCGGCAAGGACGAGTCGCTCTTCCGCCACACGGCCAGCCGTCGTTCTCCGCCCAGAAAGCCCAGTCCGTCTGGGAGATTGAGCGTTTCGGTGGCCACTGCCAGCGCCAACCTATGCGCGTCGCCGGGATTCGACCCGCCCCTGGGTCTGGTGAACTCCAGTCCTCTCGTCTGAAAGAGAGCCCCTTTCTCCACGTCCGCGGCTCCGGTCTCGGGGTCTATGCCGACGTGCACCCGAGCTTCTCGCGTGGGTCCGTCATGTCCGATGCCCTCAAGATCGACACTCTGATCCTCCGGGTTCACAAGCCACTCTTCAAAGGCTTCCCAGTACCAGTAACGCGGCGCTTTCTTAATGGGCTTTCGGAAATCGGGCTTCGGCATTCCCACAAGCGAGAGACCCTCTGGAAGGTCGGTGTGCACATCGGGAGGAGCTTCAAGAGGGACTAGCCGCTTCAGCGCTGCCCGCGCGCCATCAGGCGGTTCCGGCTCCAGCAGCAACGCATCTGATGGCGAATGAACTAGCCAACGCGCGATATCGCCTGTGTTCTTGTCAAGTTCAACGAGGAGCGGGCCATGAACGGCAATCTGCTTCACCCATGAGATGGCGTCCTTCTGAAACCGCCCCTCTCCATCCTGACCTGCTCTGGTCCTTAATGCCCCGGCGGTTGTTGAGGGAAACGGAAAGGGCAGAGACACCGCTCTGGTTCCGGGCACTGCGTCAAATGGGCGACCATCGCGGAAGATGAGCGGGTCTCGAGCTTCGATAACCCAAACAGTCATTTCTTCTCCCCCTCTCCGGATGATGCATCTGGCGAGGACGCAGCAGCTGGCTTAGGAGTCGACGCGAGTTCACGTGCGATGATCAGCTCGTCGGCCAAATGATCAACTGGCAGGCCGTCCTGGGTCAGGATGTCGACCAGCCTTCGGATTACGTCTTCACTGACTTCTCTCGAACCACGTTCAGCCCTCTTGCGACTCAAGATGCGCTTAACCTCAGAAGACAGCACACGCTGTAGCAAGTTGTCGGGGCCTTCCCCCGCGCCCTCAAGTTCCATAGCCAAAGAGCGCAGTTCGTAGCCTAGCTCAGCAGGTATCTCCTCATTGCGGTGCAATTCTATGAACCACTCCAGCCTCCGGTCGAATGATCCCCATGTTCCCCCCACGGTCCGCTCCGAACCAGCTCGTTTGCTCAGAGTTACGGCCAATGCGTTTTTCCCCTTCACGGATTTCGCGTACGATTCAGCTTCGCGGACCAGCTCCAGGGCTTCCGAAAGCGGCTCGAGATGATGCACCACAGCAAGTCCCACAGATAACGTAGGGTGGACGGCCTTCCCGCTCTTCGTGTCCGCGATGGCGAAACCAGCCATCTGCTCGCGGAAGGCATCAGCCAGAGTTCTCGCGCACTCGAGCGCACTGTGCAGAGGAAGCAACGCCAACACGTCGTCTCCCCCGGCGTAGATCAGGGACCCTCTGAATCGGCTCACAATAGGTTCGACGCGCCTGGCAAATAGGCTGGCCGCTCGGGACAGGGCTCTGTGCTGCTCGATGGTTCGCTGCTCGGCGATGATCTGCCCCATATGGTCGCCGTCAGCGTGCAACAGCGCATAGTAAGGGCCGGGGCCGGCGCCGCCAAAGGCTCGATCTAGGAACCGGCCCAGCGCTTCCTGTGCCTGCCGGAGCTTGTCACCGTCAAAGAATTCTGCCAACCGCTCAAGATACAGCAGATGACCGTCGTTATAGCCGAAGACAGGGTCCTTCACAGGGGCAGTGTCAAGACCATCAGAGCCTATCCCCAGTTGTCTCAGGCGACCGACATACTCTTCGACTGCGCCTCGATGCCTCTCGTTGAGCCGTTCCAGCATGGGCATTGCCGCAACATGCGACGTGCTGAAGAAACGGTCGCCTTGTCCACGTCTGCCATGTCGCTTTAGCAGTCCTACTCCGCACAGCCTCTCCCCTCGGCGCACCCCGTAGCTTTGCCGAAGCTCCTCCCCGCTCATCGTTCGGTAGGCGTCCCTCGGGATCACCGATTCACGCAATCCATCCAGAGAAGACTTCTCCTCCGAACTCCCCCATTTTGATGGGGCGAAGTCCCGGGTTGCCTTCCTTGCGGCCATCAGGGCCTCAGCCTGTGTGCGGGCCCCGGCATAGTCATCTCTGATCGGACACGAAACCCAGAACAGCTCCAGCAAGTCATCAACTTGCAGTTGCGCCGTTGCGCGATCGAACTCGGCTGCCTTCCCGACCCTGTCGAACGCTTCATCACTGATCTCCCGCAATCGTTCCAGCACTCGGATGCGAACGGCCTCTCCCAGCTTTGCGGGGTCTTCTCTAGTTCTGGCAACGATTCTGTTTGCGGCATTGAAGTTGTCAAGGCGCAGTTCGGATAGGCTCTGCGGCGCCGGGAAGATCAGGCTCCATTCGATATCCCCGCCGCTGCGCTCCACGATTGCCTCTGCGGCGGCCTTGCTCAGCTCGCTCAGCAGCCATGAGCCAAACCACAAATCCCGGCTGCGGCGAGCAGAGGCGATAAACTCCTGGACCGGGCCGACGTGAAACACGACTAGGTGCACTTCGTCCATATTTCCAAACCCTCCTCCTCTCTGACAACGCCATCCATGAGGCAACGTCATACTGCCCTGCTAACCAGCACCTTTCATTCTCATAGGTTCATGCGACCGCGTAAGGCTGCTGCGGCAGAATGCCGCTACGCTCCCAATTGCTTTCGCATTGATGCGAGCAGTAACTGTTCGTCTTCAGGGGACAACGCGCCTGTTTGAGCCGAAGGAAGCTCAATCACAGTTATTCCATGGGCCTGTGCAAGCTTGAGATTATCGGAGCCATACTCCCTATCCAGTACGAGAATCTTCTTGGTGTACACACCCAAGAAGCGCTGTTCTCCAGCGGCGATTATCTGCTCGACTCCCCTTTTCTCCCTCGCCTTGCCGCCGCTCTTGACTTCAACTATGCCGACGCCATTACCCCGGCGCAGCACCAGGTCGATCTCTAGATTCCCGTATGAATGCGGCCTCACAGAAGCCTTTACCTCATCGAATTCAGGCTGCAGCGCTTTATAGACCATCAGCTCGAACCCATCTTTGGGCAGGCCTTCTTCATAACCGCCAAAGTGGGCTCTGAGGTGGAGGTCGATGTCAAGAGTTGCCCCCACCGTTGCTTCTCCGAGGAATTCAAGGCCCTGTTCAGAACTGACACGATACGTGTGTATCTTGTTGCCGTTCCCCTCACTTATTAGGTAACAGAACGGAGTGCCATGCGACTCGGCTAGGCGATAGGCCGCAATGGCCATAGTCTTGGTGCCGCCCGTGAGGTTGAACAAGACCTCGTCCGGCGTCCAAGACTGCTCGCCAATGAGCTTGCTTATCCTTGCTTCGATATCAACTATGTCATAGGGGCCGACTTCCTCAATTGTGCACTTGACCGGAACACCATGTTCAGTGGTTTGTTCCTCCAGGATGGAACGCAACTTGTCAGCAACTGGCCTCGTCCAGGACGTACAGACCAGAACCGCATGATGAGGTTGCAGACAGAGTACTGGCAGCAGATTAGCAATAGGTTGCTCTCCCACTAGAGAGATCATCACCCTGCGATTGTCCACACAACCAACCCCTTCTCCCAAATGCTATTGGGCTTTCAAGGGCCCGCAGTTCGTGAACCCTGCGTTCGGCTCCGCGCCGTGATGACGGAAGTATCTAACTCGAGTATTAGTCCGCAGGCATAATCCTCCCTTCCTTTCTTGTTTTTGAACTTCGCGCTGGATTCTGTTGGCCGGAATCTGGGCGCCGGGGCCGGGCCGGTCATTTGCCGGATCCACCCGCAAACCTTCTGGTCCTCGACTCCTGCCTTACAGCCTCCAGGTTGATCAGCTCCGCCACTTCATAGCGCGTCGGCACGCTT
This portion of the Clostridia bacterium genome encodes:
- a CDS encoding type III-B CRISPR module-associated protein Cmr3, whose product is MTVWVIEARDPLIFRDGRPFDAVPGTRAVSLPFPFPSTTAGALRTRAGQDGEGRFQKDAISWVKQIAVHGPLLVELDKNTGDIARWLVHSPSDALLLEPEPPDGARAALKRLVPLEAPPDVHTDLPEGLSLVGMPKPDFRKPIKKAPRYWYWEAFEEWLVNPEDQSVDLEGIGHDGPTREARVHVGIDPETGAADVEKGALFQTRGLEFTRPRGGSNPGDAHRLALAVATETLNLPDGLGFLGGERRLAVWRKSDSSLPACPDRLKSHIRRNRHCRVVLLTDAHFETGWRPTWLLNQIDGVTPGLKAIAIGRPHVVSGWDMAERGPKPARRLAPAGTVLFLELSGDDDAIDRWVDRIWLSPVSDGEQDRLDGFGLAALGVWYGTLQRMEV
- a CDS encoding DUF1887 family CARF protein, with the protein product MDNRRVMISLVGEQPIANLLPVLCLQPHHAVLVCTSWTRPVADKLRSILEEQTTEHGVPVKCTIEEVGPYDIVDIEARISKLIGEQSWTPDEVLFNLTGGTKTMAIAAYRLAESHGTPFCYLISEGNGNKIHTYRVSSEQGLEFLGEATVGATLDIDLHLRAHFGGYEEGLPKDGFELMVYKALQPEFDEVKASVRPHSYGNLEIDLVLRRGNGVGIVEVKSGGKAREKRGVEQIIAAGEQRFLGVYTKKILVLDREYGSDNLKLAQAHGITVIELPSAQTGALSPEDEQLLLASMRKQLGA
- the cmr1 gene encoding type III-B CRISPR module RAMP protein Cmr1; translation: MRRIPTDKEGTPISPPAVEPVLDSRVSGGRRIPLITQTRSYELITPLFGGGAKPGRADSDLVIRGSGIRGQLRFWWRACRGGKFGGDLRRMREAESRLWGAASTPSKPRVSQVELAVKVTRRGGPLTAFSLQSREGRAPVARSVAAVAHPYVAFPLQPEREAIRRDGTETTIHSLMGNVRFDLILTFPESERAEVEAALWAWETFGGVGGRTRRGFGALRLTSVDPKPSSETDQVATPQDIRLLIEEGLHRHVSDGEWPDGIPRFAKDPRMAVTQVFDSATQAWNHLAKRLCEFRQERYPRNPPLTPGRSKWPEPDEIRRLTGSSCYRHRDPISEVRKFPRAAFGLPIVFHFKDEAAGDPSTTTLQGGAEGCERLASPLILRPVACDGGGAVGLALVLEGTSVEQIPEGLVLKGDQREYSVQAMLTNQEAATIQPLHGDPNVLQVFLNSL
- the cas10 gene encoding type III-B CRISPR-associated protein Cas10/Cmr2 — its product is MDEVHLVVFHVGPVQEFIASARRSRDLWFGSWLLSELSKAAAEAIVERSGGDIEWSLIFPAPQSLSELRLDNFNAANRIVARTREDPAKLGEAVRIRVLERLREISDEAFDRVGKAAEFDRATAQLQVDDLLELFWVSCPIRDDYAGARTQAEALMAARKATRDFAPSKWGSSEEKSSLDGLRESVIPRDAYRTMSGEELRQSYGVRRGERLCGVGLLKRHGRRGQGDRFFSTSHVAAMPMLERLNERHRGAVEEYVGRLRQLGIGSDGLDTAPVKDPVFGYNDGHLLYLERLAEFFDGDKLRQAQEALGRFLDRAFGGAGPGPYYALLHADGDHMGQIIAEQRTIEQHRALSRAASLFARRVEPIVSRFRGSLIYAGGDDVLALLPLHSALECARTLADAFREQMAGFAIADTKSGKAVHPTLSVGLAVVHHLEPLSEALELVREAESYAKSVKGKNALAVTLSKRAGSERTVGGTWGSFDRRLEWFIELHRNEEIPAELGYELRSLAMELEGAGEGPDNLLQRVLSSEVKRILSRKRAERGSREVSEDVIRRLVDILTQDGLPVDHLADELIIARELASTPKPAAASSPDASSGEGEKK
- the cmr4 gene encoding type III-B CRISPR module RAMP protein Cmr4, whose protein sequence is MKSRLVFVHAISPLHAGTGQGVGVMDLPVAREKATGLPYLPGSSLKGVLRDACEDKEMRTAVFGPDPASDVAHAGSAAFSDLRLLLLPVRSVLGTFAWVTSPYVLRRFLRDADSAGVTDVPSEVPDVVEGHCFVSDAGSVIAEASKVLLEDLNLVSETSGNARRWAEWMGRQVFPDDSVWQTMLVQRLCIVSDDVLSFLLDTATEVFSRIRLQEDTKTVAKGGLWYEEALPAETVLSGIVAASPVKAAPEQVFATLGRLVQKPLQLGGKATVGRGLCRVTLGGGDQQ
- the cmr5 gene encoding type III-B CRISPR module-associated protein Cmr5, which gives rise to MRTKAQEYALGIFPQVSGMSDDGQQARAKYGSMAHKLPVLIRTAGLAQALGFVESRGTPEQKKLIEHISEAIGVPNMCERSRKAELHEYMALTRDVMAALVWYKRFATSVLGVQSDVDEEDAGD
- the cas2 gene encoding CRISPR-associated endonuclease Cas2, coding for MRRRFIVCYDISDPKRLRKMFRKMRGFGDPLQKSVFTCDLSIKERAQMMKAIARIIDPSDDSVLIIDTGALDAKRESLEYMGKDIMPDEGRAAVIV
- the cmr6 gene encoding type III-B CRISPR module RAMP protein Cmr6; the protein is MIRVTRRYHLVEAGVKPTTNAGLWLDKYIRDQDRSSDARASLVEQVAAIRQPECYSVWFSRWKQCLEGSGASCRRATVTGRMAVGLGEDSVLETSIMLHHTLGVPYIPGTALKGLASSFARQWLGDDWQPGAASRAHSVMFGDSDSASYLTFFDAMPVPGTSRLLPDVMTVHHPDYYQTGNVPPADWDGPNPVPFLSADGVYLIALAGPEEWVTAAFDLLKHSLEIAGVGAKTSSGYGRLSLELGPPVPPVEPEQKEVADLIQQIEVLPNSAVAGSIHGIFEQWQRLEAEPEQKRRVAKAIIEKVKQAGRENKSRDKAWYRELLGALQ